Proteins from a single region of Manis javanica isolate MJ-LG chromosome 5, MJ_LKY, whole genome shotgun sequence:
- the PROCR gene encoding endothelial protein C receptor: MLSTLLPLLLLPGWSLAGGEASEGPRNLHMIQISYFRNPQQVWYQGNASLGGLLTHVLEGVSTNVTILQLQPLEDPESWKLTLDRLKVYLHQFQGLVDLVHRERRVAFPLTIRCFLGCELPPEGSRAHVFFEVAVNGTSFLSFQPKTASWAAGTQTPSETVAYTLQQLNTYNRTRYEMLEFLQGTCVQYVQEHTTMKNLKGSQTGRSYTSLVLGVLVGSFIIAGVAVGIFLCTGGRRC, translated from the exons GTCCGAGGAACCTCCACATGATCCAGATCTCCTACTTCCGCAACCCCCAACAAGTGTGGTACCAGGGCAACGCGTCGCTGGGGGGGCTTCTGACGCACGTGCTGGAAGGCGTGAGCACCAACGTCACGATCCTCCAGCTGCAGCCCCTGGAGGACCCTGAAAGCTGGAAGCTCACACTGGACCGCCTGAAGGTCTACCTGCACCAGTTCCAGGGCCTCGTGGATCTGGTGCACCGTGAGCGGCGCGTGGCCT ttcctctgaccattcgCTGCTTCCTGGGCTGTGAGCTGCCTCCTGAGGGCTCTAGAGCCCATGTCTTCTTTGAAGTGGCTGTGAATGGGACCTCCTTTTTGAGTTTCCAGCCAAAGACAGCCTCATGGGCAGCAGGCACCCAAACACCCTCCGAAACGGTCGCTTACACCCTGCAGCAGCTTAACACCTATAATCGTACTCGGTACGAAATGCTGGAATTCCTGCAGGGCACTTGTGTGCAGTATGTGCAGGAACACACCACCATGAAAAACTTGAAAG GGAGCCAAACAGGCCGCTCCTACACTTCGCTGGTCCTGGGAGTCCTGGTGGGCAGTTTCATCATCGCCGGTGTGGCTGTAGGCATCTTCCTGTGCACAGGTGGACGGCGGTGTTAA